One window from the genome of Epinephelus fuscoguttatus linkage group LG3, E.fuscoguttatus.final_Chr_v1 encodes:
- the LOC125885609 gene encoding small integral membrane protein 26-like: MNIKDAQKWNTRMAALYAFGVWTMIGSYALLKYTGRLELTPVKKEEVQECEDPNRVVFRSAHTETIIVYKKDFVPYPTRIYNFFQYFGTKPGDK; this comes from the exons ATGAATATAAAAGATGCGCAGAAGTGGAACACTAGAATGGCTGCACTTTACGCCTTCGGTGTCTGGACCATGATCGGGTCTTACGCCCTGTTAAAATACACAGGTCGTCTCGAGCTCACACCAG TAAAAAAAGAAGAGGTACAAGAGTGCGAAGATCCAAACCGGGTCGTCTTCCGATCTGCTCACACTGAAACCATCATCGTCTACAAGAAAGACTTCGTCCCCTACCCCACGAGGATCTACAACTTCTTCCAGTACTTCGGCACTAAACCTGGAGACAAGTAG
- the LOC125884724 gene encoding collagen alpha-1(XVII) chain-like, giving the protein MDNLITAQTDSSGGSAGGSSRGDLSLSAGGSGETAASGGSGGTSSSVLITSSSSGGSGGSGASKGTGGISITSLGASSAISSGGGGSAASGGSGAGAGLKAAKGKREGGLGAVTVSTVTKTGYGSEGSGEAKRGSSSAVTYSPVPKERKNMTTMATALSDVFDESSSTNSSPEYNRKEYGISSSVSRGRTQSRESQIRARLQSASPPASWTELDDVKRLLRGNNSPSTSPTQSPNNTLPIPKKASMETRTMSESSTADHYGSIWSGGVSSGYSYNTNPNNLSTTSILYPSGAQNNLTLGSPSMSSLSVSSTVPVYGVQNNLVSTTPTVLSPTGTNAQIVYGVQKNATSTAISPITVRPSSPISDEASGKDFKFVLIEKENTPVKKDTERLVMTKDTGKTFLSAAPVSASAAYSGDSLQREKQKLASNTTEEGTDAAVLKVATKDKATYAEIRKDDSPFSFCSCCSWWKWLLGLLLSLLLLLGLLFGLIALAEEVKRLKNRVDALEAITSTTSARSSRLSASSTGVNIIDPLDSAYIDRSSAGSALTPSDNGIYLGAAGPGGGAGTEPGQDSAALQRAVQQLVRAELRSSALRETLAHSLKGERGDPGPKGDQGLLGQKGDSGFPGMPGLPGPMGHPGLDGPRGLKGNAGEPGPEGPAGQRGRDGPMGPRGEAGAPGFGEKGDKGSQGEAGHPGPAGTPGPVGPKGAMGDQGATGSPGAPGPMGLQGEAGAPGTKGDRGTPGLSGIKGDQGERGSRGPAGEPGQPGPQGPAGPRGSKGTTGDTGLMGLPGVRGSPGIPGDVGPPGEPGPPGKVIAPIGSNTVAIPGPPGPAGPPGPAGTHGLSGPVGPPGIPGQPGPQGERGEKGEKGDQGKPGEPSSVITSETVSSTRRDRLSSVAPLPGPPGPPGPPGAPGPQGPPGEAKQGPPGRRGPVGEPGIGLPGPPGEKGEPGSFVPTSETFFAGPPGPAGPPGPQGSPGDRGLQGYQGEPGQPGLPGRPGEPSTGFPGHPGPRGPPGLPGPEGPEGPDGPPGPEGPEGPEGPQGPKGDAGIPGALGIPRASSGGSFSHGAPGPPGPPGPPGPPGRDGSGSGSTDVSQHIAEYLQSGGIRQYLAGPPGPPGPPGLPGAPGALGPAGDRLVDDVANRVISYIQAPGREQERDRIPGPPGPPGAPGSISVNDIISLLQREDVRRHIGGTPGPPGPPGAPGLGSSRFNTQEVAERVLALMNEKGVVGPPGPPGSPGLPGLPGNVLSTEHQALVGPQGPPGSPGIPGPQGPPGPAGPPGPAGPLSPTGFGNYITPEIHDYLQSVAFRGLPGLPGPPGPPGPEGPPGQVHGLVSYAEHANRETLKAEQQQYLNGDRATGAMFGLPGAPGPPGPPGQKGEPGVPGARDWNLDTRDYSNMAVKVTDYIKSHGLLRDVLRDSQRLVQGPPGPPGLPGMPGHSQWVSSPENVVDVVEYIKSRGVLHDIVRDYSSRAFQGPPGPPGPAGPPGHTRWFGSHGNATDLLEYIRSHGLQRDFERNHNERAAQGPPGPPGPPGPPGYSRLFGSHTNVTDLVEFIRAHGAIVGPPGRPGQKGDMGFAGPKGEKGERGLPGLEGRKGQKGDRGEFTLTTTRRRRDVGV; this is encoded by the exons ATGGACAATCTAATTACAGCTCAGACTGACAGCTCCGGGGGAAGTGCTGGAGGAAGTAGCAGAG GGGATCTGTCCCTGAGTGCAGGAGGGTCAGGTGAGACAGCTGCATCAGGAGGCTCTGGCGGCACAAGCAGCTCAGTTCTGATCACATCCAGCAGCTCCGGTGGCTCTGGAGGCTCCGGAGCCAGCAAGGGCACCGGAGGCATCAGCATCACTTCTCTAGGAGCTTCCTCTGCCATATCCTCAGGGGGCGGGGGTTCAGCAGCCTCAGGGGGTTCAGGGGCTGGGGCAGGGTTAAAGGCTGCTAAAGGCAAAAGGGAAGGGGGTCTAGGTGCTGTGACAGTCTCAACAGTGACAAAGACCGGTTACGGTTCAGAAGGATCTGGGGAGGCAAAGAGAGGCTCGTCCTCAGCGGTCACTTACTCACCTGTTCCAAAGGAGAGGAAGAATATGACCACCATGGCAACAGCTCTCTCAGATGTCTTTGACG AGAGTTCAAGCACAAACTCCTCTCCAGAGTACAACAGGAAGGAGTACG GTATTTCAAGTTCTGTCTCCAGAGGGAGAACTCAGAGCAGAG AGAGTCAGATCAGAGCCAGGCTTCAGAGTGCCTCTCCTCCCGCAAGCT GGACGGAGCTGGACGACGTGAAGCGTCTGCTGAGAGGAAACAACTCCCCCAGCACCAGCCCCACTCAGTCCCCCAACAACACGCTGCCCATCCCCAAGAAGGCCAGTATGGAAACTAGGACCATGTCTGAGAGCTCAACTGCAG ACCACTATGGCAGCATTTGGTCTGGAGGTGTGAGCAGTGGCTACAGTTACAACACCAACCCCAACAACCTGTCCACGACCTCCATCCTTTACCCGTCAG GAGCTCAGAACAATCTGACACTGGGCTCTCCCTCCATGagcagtctgtctgtcagcagcactG TTCCTGTGTATGGTGTTCAGAATAACCTGGTCAGTACCACCCCCACTGTCCTCTCTCCCACTGGGACCAACGCACAGATAG TTTATGGTGTGCAGAAAAATGCAACTAGCACTGCAATCAGTCCAATCACAG TGAGACCCAGCAGTCCCATCAGTGACGAGGCCTCGGGCAAAGACTTTAAGTTTGTGCTGATAGAGAAGGAGAACACTCCTGTGAAGAAGGACACAGAACGGCTGGTCATGACCAAAGACACAGGGAAGACATTCTTGTCTGCTGCACCTGTTAGTGCCTCTG CTGCCTACTCTGGGGATTCtctacagagagagaaacagaagctAGCATCTAACACAACAGAGGAAGGAACAGATG ctGCAGTCCTAAAAGTTGCTACCAAAGACAAAGCCACCTACGCAG agATCCGTAAAGATGACTCACCCTTTAGCTtctgctcctgctgcagctggtggAAATGGCTGCTGGGCCTTCTGCTcagcctgctcctcctcctcggcCTTCTCTTTGGACTCATTGCTTTGG CTGAAGAAGTGAAACGCCTTAAGAACCGCGTCGATGCTCTCGAGGCCATCACCAGCACTACCTCAGCCAGGTCCAGCCGATTGTCAGCCTCCTCCACTGGTGTTAACATCATCGACCCGCTGGACTCGGCGTACATTGACAGGAGTTCGGCTGGATCCGCCCTGACCCCCTCCGACAATGGGATCTACCTGGGGGCTGCTGGGCCAGGGGGAGGCGCAGGGACAGAACCAGGACAGGACAGCGCTGCCTTGCAGAGAGCTGTTCAGCAGCTGGTCAGGGCTGAACTCCGCTCGAGTGCTCTCAGAG AAACACTTGCACACTCACTAAAAGGGGAAAGAGGAGATCCAGGACCTAAAG GTGATCAGGGGCTGCTGGGACAAAAAG GTGATAGTGGATTCCCTGGTATGCCAG GCCTTCCTGGTCCGATGGGTCACCCAGGATTGGATGGACCAAGGGGACTAAAAGGAAATGCAG GTGAACCAGGCCCAGAGGGACCAGCAGGCCAGAGGGGCCGGGACGGACCGATGGGCCCCCGAGGAGAGGCTGGAGCACCAGGTTTTGGAGAGAAAGGAGACAAAG GATCTCAAGGCGAGGCAGGACATCCTGGTCCTGCTGGCACTCCTGGACCTGTGGGGCCGAAAG gtgCCATGGGAGATCAAGGTGCCACAGGAAGCCCTG GTGCTCCGGGTCCAATGGGTCTCCAAGGTGAAGCAGGAGCTCCAGGAACAAAAG GTGATCGAGGAACACCAGGGCTGTCAGGGATCAAAGGAGATCAGGGAGAGAGGGGATCACGCGGCCCAGCAG GTGAACCAGGACAACCTGGACCACAAGGCCCTGCAGGGCCAAGAGGATCTAAAGGAACTACAG GTGACACAGGTTTGATGGGACTTCCCGGGGTGAGAGGATCACCTGGAATTCCTGGAGATGTTGGGCCCCCAG GTGAACCAGGACCACCTGGTAAAGTCATCGCTCCAA TTGGCTCCAACACTGTGGCCATCCCTGGACCACCAGGACCTGCTGGGcctccaggtcctgctggaACCCATGGTCTCTCTGGTCCAGTGGGCCCACCTGGGATCCCAGGACAACCCG GACCTCAGGGAGAAcgaggagagaaaggagaaaaggGAGATCAAGGAAAACCTGGCGAGCCTAGTAGTGTCATAACTTCAGAAACTGTCAGTTCCACCCGAAGAGACA GACTTTCATCAGTGGCTCCACTGCCTGGCCCACCAGGACCTCCAGGTCCTCCTGGAGCACCTGGTCCTCAAGGTCCTCCTG GTGAGGCTAAACAGGGTCCTCCAGGACGAAGAGGTCCTGTGGGAGAGCCAG GAATTGGTTTACCTGGACCTccaggagagaaaggagagccTGGCAGCTTTGTGCCTACATCAG AAACCTTTTTTGCTGGCCCACCAGGACCAGCAGGACCCCCAGGCCCACAGGGCTCACCAG GTGACCGAGGACTACAAGGGTACCAAG GTGAACCAGGTCAACCAGGTCTTCCAGGGAGACCAGGGGAACCAAGCACTG GTTTCCCGGGTCACCCTGGACCTAGGGGGCCTCCGGGTCTACCAGGTCCAGAGGGACCAGAAGGGCCAGATGGGCCACCAGGCCCAGAGGGACCAGAGGGGCCAGAGGGGCCACAAGGACCTAAAG GTGATGCAGGAATACCTGGTGCCTTGGGAATCCCCAGGGCCTCTAGTG GTGGCTCATTCAGTCATGGCGCCCCAGGACCACCTGGACCACCTGGCCCACCTGGTCCTCCAGGAAGAGATGGAAGTGGATCAGGATCAACTGATGTGAGCCAGCACATTGCAGAGTACCTTCAGA GTGGTGGCATCAGACAATACCTGGCTGGACCTCCTGGACCTCCTGGGCCTCCAGGGCTTCCAGGAGCCCCAGGGGCCCTAGGGCCCGCAGGGGACAGGCTGGTAGATGATGTGGCCAACCGTGTTATCAGCTACATCCAGG CTCCAGGTAGAGAacaagagagagacaggattCCTGGCCCTCCTGGTCCTCCAGGTGCACCTGGCTCCATCTCTgtcaatgacatcatcagtctaTTACAGC GAGAGGATGTAAGGAGACACATCGGTGGTACTCCCGGTCCACCAGGACCTCCTGGAGCTCCAGGCCTTGGCAGCTCCAGATTCAATACCCAGGAAGTAGCTGAACGTGTTCTTGCTCTCATGAATG AGAAGGGGGTGGTAGGTCCCCCTGGTCCCCCTGGATCTCCTGGACTCCCTGGACTCCCTGGAAATGTGTTATCAA CTGAGCATCAAGCACTTGTGGGTCCTCAGGGGCCCCCTGGTTCCCCTGGTATCCCTGGTCCACAAGGTCCACCTGGACCAGCAGGTCCCCCTGGACCAGCAGGTCCACTGAGTCCAACAGGATTTGGGAACTACATCACTCCAGAAATTCATGACTATCTTCAGA GTGTTGCCTTTAGAGGCCTACCAGGCCTCCCtggcccccctggccccccTGGCCCTGAAGGCCCCCCTGGTCAAGTCCACGGGCTGGTTTCCTATGCTGAGCATGCCAACAGAGAGACGCTTAAAGCAGAACAACAGCAATACCTTAATG GTGACAGAGCGACAGGAGCAATGTTTGGACTTCCTGGTGCTCCAGGCCCTCCTGGACCCCCAGGACAAAAGGGAGAGCCAGGTGTACCTGGTGCCAGGGACTGGAACCTGGATACTAGAGACTACTCCAATATGGCTGTCAAAGTAACTGATTACATTAAAT CCCATGGTCTGCTGCGTGATGTTTTGAGAGACTCTCAACGTCTTGTTCAAGGACCTCCAGGGCCTCCAGGACTTCCAGGAATGCCTGGACACAGCCAATGGGTTAGTTCCCCGGAAAACGTTGTGGACGTGGTTGAATACATCAAAT CCCGTGGTGTGTTGCACGACATCGTAAGGGATTACAGCAGTCGTGCCTTCCAAGGACCTCCAGGACCACCCGGCCCTGCTGGCCCCCCTGGACATACTCGGTGGTTTGGTTCCCATGGAAACGCCACAGATCTGTTGGAATACATCAGAT CTCATGGTCTGCAACGTGACTTTGAACGTAACCACAATGAACGAGCCGCCCAAGGACCACCGGGACCACCTGGCCCCCCAGGTCCCCCTGGATACAGCCGATTGTTTGGCTCCCACACAAATGTCACTGATCTAGTGGAATTCATCAGAG CACATGGAGCCATTGTAGGACCACCTGGGAGACCAGGACAGAAAGGGGACATGGGATTCGCAGGGCCAAAGGGAGAGAAAG GTGAACGAGGCCTTCCTGGTTTAGAGGGACGCAAGGGACAAAAAGGTGACAGAG GAGAATTCACTCTGACAACTACAAGAAGGAGGAGGGACGTCGGTGTGTAA